The window CTAAATCGTCCTGTTTGATGCGATCCGGCGAGGGCTGCGGGATTTTATAATCCAAACAGGCGCGCATACTGGCGCCCACCGCATAAATGTCCGACCAAGGGCCGAGATTGCCGTTGTTGTCGTATTGTTCGATCGGCGAATAACCGTTGGTTAGCACCTTGGCGCGGTTGCGTTGTGGGTCCAGGGTGATTTTGCGGATGGCACCGAAATCCAGCAGCAAGGGATCGTTTTCGCTGCGGATCAAAATATTGGCGGGCTTGATGTCCAGATGCACCAGACCTTTTTGATGCACCGCTTCGACGCCGGTCAGCAACAGCTTGAATACGGTCAGCAAGAAGTCTTCGTTAATCGGCAGGCTGCGTTTGTGGAGGATTTTGTCCAGGGTGATGCCGTAGTCGTAAGTCATCACCATATACACGGTGTCGTTGGCCTGGAAGAAATTAATCACATCGACGATATTGTGGTGCTTGAGCATCGCCAGCACTTTGGCTTCTTCAAAGAATAACGAGCGGCCGCGCATGAACAGTGTCTTGGCCTCCTCATTATTGGGTACGACTAGATTGTTCCAGGTGCGGTGCGCCAACTTGCGGGGTAGATATTCCTTAATCGCCACCTGAATCTGATCGGCCAACTGCCTGGCCAGATAC of the Methylomonas sp. MK1 genome contains:
- a CDS encoding serine/threonine protein kinase — translated: MAEYYDPETYPKEWNYLQSGTIIDQYMIERELAHGGFSSVYLARQLADQIQVAIKEYLPRKLAHRTWNNLVVPNNEEAKTLFMRGRSLFFEEAKVLAMLKHHNIVDVINFFQANDTVYMVMTYDYGITLDKILHKRSLPINEDFLLTVFKLLLTGVEAVHQKGLVHLDIKPANILIRSENDPLLLDFGAIRKITLDPQRNRAKVLTNGYSPIEQYDNNGNLGPWSDIYAVGASMRACLDYKIPQPSPDRIKQDDLAPAVKAHKRHFPEYLLKAIDWAMAVFPENRPQSVAELQQALSPGNS